GATGGTTAATGAGTGGAAAGGAACATTCGAAGATTACAATGAAGGGGAAATCGGTCCCGGACATTGTAATGACGATAACGAGCTGAATACAAGCCATTAAGCTGATGTCATATTAAAATTTAAAGCCTGCGGATATTTAATCTGCAGACTTTTTTAATTTAATTATTTGCCGGTAGTGTAAAAAGCAGTCGAAAAGTGTACCAAAATACGAAAATACGAAAAGACAGCTCGGGAGAGTATGTTAATCATTATCGTATAAGTCCCTATCCTGCAAAATCTATAATAATATCAACCTGCTGCTTTAGGCCGCACAAAGGCATAATAAAAATCATTGCGATTAAATTTGGCAATATCCTCAAAAATATCCTTAGCTCTTTTTTCATCGCCGGATTTCCGGTAGCTTAAGCCATAATAATACTTGGGATACTGGCTTTGAGAATCTGCCTGCGACAACTCATCAATAGCGCTTTCGTATTCATTATTCCAATAATAGACTATGCCCTTAAGGCCATGAAGAGTTTTCTCCAAGTTTGGGTTATTAGAAGTTTTAACTGATTTCTCATATTCGGCGGTTTTCGCTATGGCTAAATCATTCCTATTCTGGCTGGCATAAACCAATGCCTCTGTATAACTGCAATTACGCAGATATTGCTCTTTTAGTCTGTTATGGATTTGAGGGTTCATGCTTAGTTTGCGCAGGGCCGCAGTTTCTTTTAAGGCCTTGCTGAATTCGCTTTTCTCATAGTAGATAAAGGCTATCATATTGCGGGTGTTGGCTTCACTATATAAATTACCTGTCTTTTTTGAATATTTAAGCCGTTTTTTTAATACATCTATGGCTTTTTGATAATTCCCTTCAATGATATGCGAGACTGCTATCCAATAATAACCGGTATTTGTATCAGCCTCATTCTGGGCATGTTTAAAAATCAATTCATATTTTTCTCTCGCCTTATTATATTTTCCTAGAAACGAATAATTATGCCCCAATCCGGCGATTGATATAATAAAATCGGGATCAAGTTCTAAGGCATTGTTGTAGCTCTTTATAGAGTTATTATAATCGCTTATCATCAAATAAATCTCGCCCATTGAATCATGCGGATTAGGGTCGTCAGGCTGAAGTTTGGCGTATTTCTTCAACGCCTCAATAGCCTGAGTGTATTTATCCTGATTTGAAAGCGCATAACCAAGCATATTGTAAGCGGGCGCAAATTCAGGGTCTAATAATATCGATTGTTGATATTCGCTTTCCGATAATGCCCATTCATTGCGGTTGAAATAAAAATTGCCAAGCAAGTAATGGGCTCGCTTGCCTTCGGGCAGAAGTTCAACCAATTTCTCTAAGCATTCCCGCGCCTCATACATTTCCTCATCAAAAATCGCCTTGGCTCCATGGATAATCAACTTCTCAGGTTCACTAATATTGCCGGATAGCTCAACCGCTTTATTAAAACGATCAATATAATCAGCGGTTGTCGCGGCTAATAAAGCCAAGTGATAGTAAGCCATAGCAAATTCCGGGTCAGCTTCAATCGCTTGTTTAAAAAGCTCTCCTGCCTCTTCCTCGTAAAACGCATCATCCTTGGCCAGCCCCTCAAGGAATAGCTTCCTTGCTTCAGGCGATTTCGTAGTGTAGGTAATATCTTTAGCCTTCTGGCTGCATTGGTAAAATAATACAAAAGCCAATACTAAGACTGACACATGTATTATGACTATTTTTTTAAACACAAAATACCTCCTTGAATTTAATTCTTTATAAAAACCATTATCTAATTCGCTAAATATGTTTCTAATATTAATATTAATTTAACTTTTAAACCAATGTCAATAAGAATTTTTAAAAATTTCCCGATTATATAAATATCTTGCCATGCTTGCATTTGTATTATATTATTGCCAAACATTTACTGAAAATGCTGAAAATAAGAAGGAAGGTTGAAAATGAAAAAACAGCTGACACTGCTCATTATTTGTCTTACTACTTTATTTGTGTATCAAACGATGGCTCAGGTTTTTGATGATTCGGGAAGCAGTAACGATTCAACGGAAGTTCAAATTACCACTGAAGCTTATCCCCTTGATGAAGCAGATCATAACGTCCGGACAGAGCATGCCGGTTCGGAAAGCGCGCCTGCCGAGGAATCCGAACAGGACAATGAGGATTTTGCCTCAATACTTATTTCGCTGATAATTATCCTTCTGGCAGCTAAGCTTGGCGGCGATTTATGCGAAAGAGTAAATCAGCCGGCAGTTCTTGGCGAACTTATATTCGGTGTAATTTTAGGCAATCTATATCTGCTTGGGTTTGGAGGGTTTGAACATATCAAACATCATATTACAATCGAGATATTTGCCGAAATAGGCGTTATTATCCTTCTTTTCGAGGTTGGTCTTGAATCAAACATAAAAGAAATGATGTCAGTTGGCTTGGTTTCTTTCCTTGTTGCAATATTGGGAGTTGTTACTCCGTTTCTTTTAGGCTGGGGAGTTTCGGCGATGTTTATGCCCGATGAATCTATTTATGTTCATGTTTTCATAGGCGCGACTCTAACCGCCACCTCAGTTGGCATAACCGCCCGGGTTTTACAGGATATCGGGCGGCTAAGATACCGCGAATCGAAAATAATTCTTGGCGCGGCTGTTATTGATGACGTTCTCGGTTTAGTGATATTGTCAATTTGTACAGGCATTATCGCCGCGGCAAATGCCGGCGGTTCAGGCACCTCTAGCGGTATGGTTTTGTTTATTGTTGCCAAAGCCTTTGTTTTCATATTTGGTTCGATTGCTATTGGTACTTTTTTGGCGCCGAGACTATTCGATTTTGTGGCAAAGATGCGCGGCTCCGGACTATTAATAACTTTTTCGCTCATGTTTTGTTTCCTGTTTGCGTATATCGCCAAACTTGTTGGGCTGGCGCCTATTGTCGGCGCTTTTGCCGCCGGTTTAATACTTGAGGATGTATACTATAAAGACTTGACCAAAAAAGGAGAAACGCAATTAGATGAATTACTGAAACCAATTGCTGCCTTTTTAGTGCCCATTTTCTTCGTTCACATGGGCATGAAAGTTGACCTGATAAGCTTTGGAAATATCTCAATACTTGGCTTCGCTCTTGTGCTTACCATTGCCGCCATCATAGGCAAACAGGTTTGCTCTCTCGGTACGCTAACCGAGAAAGGCTTAAATAGATGGGTTGTCGGTATAGGCATGATTCCGCGCGGAGAAGTAGGTTTAATATTCGCCGGTATTGGGTCGAAGATGATTCTTGATGGCAAACCGGTCGTTGATACTAATACCCTGTCTGCCGTTGTAATCATGGTTATTTTGACAACTCTCGTTACGCCGCCTGTTCTAAAAGTGGTCTTTAAAAAATAGAAATTAAATTTGCTCTTAACATATTCCGGTATATGTCGATATTATACCAGATGGTAATAAATTATGACATTTAGCGGTAAATCTGAAAATATCTATTTCGCCACAAAAGGGGTAATTATTACTCTTATGATGGTATTTCTGTTTTTACAGACTAATACACATTCCGAAACTTCCATTATAATTAAATCATCATTAGTATATTTAGTCTTAAATCTTATTCTTTACTGGATAATGACTAAGAAACAAGTCAGATGGCAAAATATAATATTTGCATTATCTTTTTGGGATGGTCTATTTATATTTTTCATTATGAAATTTGGCGGTGATAGCGATAGTCAATTGTTTGTTGCTCTTTATTTTCTAATTGCGTTAACCTCAATTTATCTCCCAACTTGGAAGGTGATTTTAACAGCATCCTTTTTTTCAGCTTGTTTAATAGCAGGAGACAATATTGCTGCAGGAAACAACTCGATTCTTAATATATCAGCCAGAACCGCTTATATCTGGCTAACTGCCGGTATTGGTTCTATATTATCATACAGCATGAATCTATCGCAAAAAAAGCTATTGAAAACATTAGATACATTAAATGAAAGAACCTGGGAGCTTGAATCATCTCAATCAATGCTGAAAAATCTATATGAAACAACCCGCGCGTTATCTTCAATCCTCGATTTTGAACAGTTGTTAAAAGAAATACTTATTATTGCCGAGGATTTGCTAAATGTGAATAGGTGTACGGTGCTTCTGTCGAAAATAAACAGAGATAATCTGTTTGTTTATGCTGAATTGAATAATACTAAAAAATCGTTTTATGACCCACCTATCCCGATTTCAGATTTTCGTTCCGCTGATATTGAGAAAAGCAGCTTTAAAAGCAGTCAGATTCAAACAGGAGTATTTTATGTTAACGAGGCCCAAATGCTCGAACTACCGTTGATTTCTCATGGCAAGGTTATTGGACTTATACAACTGCAATCAATGAATAAAGACGGTTTCACAGGGAAAGAAAGAAAAAACTTCAATGTTTTTGCTAATGCTACCGCTGTTGCTATCGATAACGCTTGGCTTCACCGGGAAATGCAGGAGCTGATTATAATAGATGAATTAACAGGATTGTATAATTACAGGTATTTTAGAAATAAGCTCTCAGAGGAGATTCGGAGAGCGGACAGATACCATCAAAATCTATCGCTTTTGATGGTTGACTGCGACCATTTTAAAAAAATAAATGATTCCCAAGGGCACGAAACGGGCAATGTTATTCTCAAGGAAATTACCGACATTATCAGGTATTCGGTTCGCGATGTTGATATTGTTGCCCGCTACGGCGGCGAGGAATTTATGGTAATTTTACCGCAAACTGATGTTGAATCCACGCTTGTTATTGCCGAAAGAATCAGAGTGCAGATTGAAGAATCATATTTCACGAATTCTCAGGGTCAGCGCGACCTCAGGATTACTGTTTCTATTGGCGCCGCTATTTTCCCCGATGGCTTAAAATCCTCAAGTGAATTGCTTAAAAAAGTTGACAAGGCGCTGTATATAGCAAAAAACAATGGCCGTAATCAAGTTAGCACAGTGCCGCCAGCGAAAATGGGAAAAACAAGAAAGATTATGCAATGAACCCCGGCCAGAGAATTATACTTGGTATCGAGGGAACATATCTAACCGATTCAGTTATCAGCATCTTATCAAAAAAACAAATTGGCGGTATAATTCTATTCGACCACAACGGCGAAAACCCCAATCAACTAAAAGCATTAATAAACAGCATATACAATGCCTGCGAAATAAAGCCGTTTATTGCAATCGATTTCGAGGGTGGTAGAATCCGCCGCTTAAAAAAGTTCTTTCATCTTTTAGCAAAACCATCAGAATATGATGGCAAAGCGAATGAGTTGAAATCAGATTGCGAAAATGTAGGCAGGGATTTTAAAGAATACAATATCAATCTCAATTTAGCCCCCGTTGCCGACATTTCGTATTCACCGCTTAATGCTGCACTTGAGGATAGAACATTTTCAGCTGACCCGTTAAAAACATCCGAGTACTGCATTTCATTTTGTGAAGGATTTGCAAAGAATAACATTTTATGTTGTCTAAAACATTTTCCCGGCTTGGGTTCATCCACAAACGACCCGCATAAATTGACAGCGGTGTCATGCCTGCCCTATGATAGAATCAGAGAGAACGATCTTGTGCCTTTCAAAGCAGGCATCAATGCCGGTGTTAATATGCTGATGACCACTCATCTGTTGATGACCGCTATCGATGATAAAATCGGGGCTTTTTCTGTTAAAACTACGGGTCTGGCGCGGGCTTTAGGTTTCGAGGGAATTATCATTTCTGATGATTTATGCATGGGTGCTCTCAAAAGCGAAGACTCATTGCCGGAGATAACGCTAAAATCATTGTGCGCCGGACATGACATGGCATTAATTTGCCATAACCATAGCCGGTATAATGAGATTATTTCATATTTAGAGAATAATATATCGGTTTTGGAAAAGCATGGCCACAAACGCGCGCTTGAAAGAATTAGAGATGCCAAAGAAAGTTTGTCTTAAAGATAAAATAAAACTAAAACAGAAAACGATAATCGGACTAAACAGCGGCACCTCTGCCGATGGCGTGGATACGGCTATAATCAGAATATCAGGCAGCGGATTTAAAAGCAGGGTAAAATTTATCTCAGGCCGCCTATATAAATTTGATAAGAGACTAAGGTCGAAAATAAAAAAATATGCCGAGCCTGATTATCGAGATGCTGAGGAATGGCTTAAACTTGATATAGAGCTGGCTGAATTCTTTTCGAAAGCGGCGCTTAAAGCAATAAAATCCGCCGGGTTGAAAACCGATGATATCGATTTAATCGGCTCGCATGGCCAAACAATCCGCCATATGCCGGACACTAAATGGGGGACTATTACCTGCCAGCTTGCCGAGCCGGCGCGTATCGCAGTCCGCACCGGCATCATCACAGTGGGCGATTTCCGGGTTGCCGATACAGCCGCCGGCGGTCAGGGCGCGCCGCTGACCCCTATAGTCAATGCTATCCTGTTTGGACAGAAACATAAAAATATAGGAATGCTCAATATTGGCGGCATCGCTAATATAACCCATATTGCCCCTGATAAGCATGATTATAAAATCTTTGGCTGTGATACAGGTCCTGGGAATATGCTTGTCGATTATCTAACTAAGAAACTTTATGAAAAAGATTATGATTTAAACGGACGGTTAGCATTAAAAGGAAAGGTTGATTATTCAATCATAAAAAATATGCTCAACCGAAAGTTCTTCTCCATAAAGGGACCAAAATCTACCGGCAGGGAAACTTTTGGTAAAGCATTTGCCAAAGATTTTTTGTCTGTTTGCCGAAAGAAAAGGTTAAATAAATATGATATTATAGCCGCTGCTTCGCAATTTACGATTGAGGCAGTAAAATATTGCCTGCAGATAAATAAACTCAACTTCGATGAGATTATTATAAGCGGGGGAGGAGCTAAGAATAATTATTTCCAGGATGCGTTATCGCAAGCGTTTAAACAAATAAAAATCACCGCCTCGATTGACTATGGTTTTGATATGGATTATCTTGAGGCGATAAGTTTTGCGGTTTTAGCTAATGAGGCGTTATGCTCGAACAGGTACCGGTTGAAAAATATTACAGGCGCCCAAAAGGCGGTTGTGCTTGGCAAAATCTGCCAGAGCTGATTTTTATCATAGCGGCGGCTATATGCCTGCTCAATTCAGAATCGTTTGCTTTCTCCAAAGAGAAGCCGCCTATAAAATTTGAATTTGACCGGCAAATAAGAGTCAAATTGGGAGCTTATGACAGCCTGGCAGTTAGCTCATCCGGCGAGATGATTGTTGAATGCTATCGCGATAATAGCCGCGCTGAAATTTATTATACCTCATCCGATATAGATATTCATAAAAACAGAAAAGGGATAACAATCCTGGATAATAACGGTATTCTGGCGGCAAATCTATCCTCGGTTTTGTTTCGTCCGAGGTTTCCAAATGTATTCTTAGATTTTGACGGTAATTGCTACCGCGGCAATATCGAATGTGATATTGATGCTAATTCATCCGACAACCTGCGAATATTTAACCTTATAGACATAGAGCTGTATCTTAAAGGTGTTCTGCCGGGAGAAATCGGTGATAGAAGCGAGGCTGAGTACGAGGCTGTTAAAGCTCAGGCTATCGCTGCCAGAACCTATGCTGTCTGGCGGCTGTCAACCCAGCCGGATGATAAGCACCTGAAAAACTCCATCGACGACCAGCTTTACCTTGGGGCAAGCACAGAACTTGACTTGCTAAACAAGGCGGTCGAGGAAACCAAGGGCTTGATTATGACTTATGATAAAATGCCGATAGCCGCCTATTATCATGCTGTATGCGGGGGGTCGACAGCTCCTATCGAAAAAATATGGGACAGTAGAAAAATCCCCTACCTTAGAGGCGTTGTGGATGGCGATTATTGCCAGTGGGCTAAAACATTTTTCTGGAATGAGGATTTTAGCGCCGCCGACCTCGAAAAAAACCTGAGTAAGTATTTCGGACAGAAAAGCGAATTGCCTCGCAAGGGTTTCGGTAAAATCCAATCGATAAAATTTAAAAAGGACAATTCCATCGGCAGAATGGTAGAGTTGAAAGTGAAAACCACTACCGGCACTTTCAAAGTCGAAAATGACCAGATTCGCTGGGCTTTAAAACGTCCCTCAGCCCCGGGTTCGATATTGCCCTCAACCAGATTTACCTACAGGGTAAAAAAATCGCAGGGCAGTATCGCCGCATTAGAGTTAGTGGGCGCAGGCAACGGCCACGGGATAGGCATGTGCCAGTGCGGCGCTATAGGCAGGGCAAGGAATGGAGTCGCCTGTGAGAAGATTCTTAAAACATATTACAAGGGCATTACAATAGAAAAGCTTTATTAGATATGTAGGGCAGTCCGCCGCGCCGGACAAGACCTGCCAATTACTGCTTATGATTCAACAAAAACTGTGTTTGGTCGCATAAACGCGTTTGTCGTCAGGAAAGGATTCCTGACGACGCGAAAGGGTCCCTGACGACGCGGAGAAGCTTTATTAGATATGTAGGGTATCAGCTGCCATCGCGGATGCTCTTTTGCTGCAAAGAAGCGCTTGATAACAAGAATAGTTTGTTTCTTTTATATCGATTTAATATCTTCATAATTATTATCTGAGGATGATTGACTTATATTATCGCTAAGGCTTAATATAAATTTCTGGATTTTAGATACGCTTTTTTCGATTTCTTTTAATTTCTTGGTTATATAAACATTTTTCTCCGTCTGGCATTTCCTCAATAGAAGTTGTGTATTGCCGAGAATTACCGCCAAGGGATTATTGATTTCGTGATTATATGATAGAATTAAATCGGAGATATCTATATTATTATTTCGCTTTAATTTATTTGCAAGATCCCGATTCTCTTTGATAAGTTCCTGCAATTCTTTCGCATTAATTAATGCCGCAACTATAGTCTCCTCGAAGTTATAATTGCGGGGAATGTAGCTTATGCCTTTTTTAATGTCATAACGATACTTTCCCGAAACAATAGTCTTATCCTTTACAAATATTACATGCGGCACATGAATCTGATTATTAATAACTTTAAGTAAATATTCTGTCTCTTTTTTCGTGTAATCCTCATTGAACACAATAGCATCATAATTATTGCGTTTTATTTCATTAATAGCGCTTTCGATATTGTATTTAATAACTACTGTAAAGTTGGTTAATATATCTTGCAATATTTTAGACTGTAATTTGTTAGAGTTTCGATGGCAGTCAATAATCAAAGCTGTTATTCTATTGTTCACGGTATAACTATCGGAATACGGCATCTCTAATTTATCTAAATATTATATAGAGACGAAAGTACTGTTTTAAATTGTAAAGCCCTTTTCATTATTTAACAATGGCGAACTTTATAATCTCGCTGCCAAACTCGGTGTATAAATATCCAAGATAAATACCGGAGGCTGTTTTTTTGCCCGAATCATTGACGGCATGCCATGTTTTTCTGTTTAGCCCTTCATAAGTGGAATTTTCATCTATGGTTATAGTCTTAACTTTTTCGCCGGCGACATTGAAAATCATAATGTCAACACTAACCGGCTGTGATAATTCAAATAAAAATATTACCGAATCGCTGGCAGGATTAGGTACCGCCGTAAAATTAATTTTGACCGAACTATAGGCATTAAATTCAATAACCTTAGATTGCCTTGAGACATTATCATAAATAACTATTTCATGAACTCCCGGCAGAGGGAAATATATTTTCTGAATAAGTGTATCCGTACCTATTGGATTGCCTATAATTTCTGCGGTTGATGATTCGATGATAATATCATGTTCGCCGCCCGCCGATGAAAGCGAATCAAACAAGGCGATGGCAATCTCGACCGTATCGCCCTTATAGACCGCAGTATTTGGATATTCTACAGTGAAAAAGCCATCGATTGCGAACATATCAAACATATTGGGAATACCATAACCTAAATCCGTATCCGGGTCGTTTGCCTGGCTGGCGGTCATTCTTAACGCATTATATAATTTATCGAGGTTCCAATCGGGATGTGCCTCAAGTATCAATGCCACACCGCCGGCAACAACCGGCGCCGACATTGATGTGCCGTTGGTTAGATTAAATCCATCCGATAAGTAATTTGCCGCCGTTACAGAGGATGCCATCGCCGACACATCAGGCTTAATGTTGTCCCATGAAGAGCGTCCCGGAGAGGAACGAGAATATAAATCGCCATTCGAATTAACGCCGCCAACTGCAATCACCGAGTCGCCATCGGCAGGCGGGATAATAGTTCCCCACTCATTGCCCCGTTCATTGCCTGCTGAGTTCACTACTGCTACACCCAGCGAGGCGGCTATATCTGCGGCTATGGTTATAGCGGCACTGTCGCCGGTCAAAATAGTCGTGTCATACCAGTCATAATAACCAACCGAACTTGAAATAACATCGATGCCCAACGGCTCCATCCATTCAGCCGCCGCAATCCAGTTGTCCTCCTCGGCCTCGATTTCATTATCCAAAATCTCGGTTTTCGCAAGCATATATTCAGCTCCAAACGCCGACCCGATAAGCGAACTCTCGGCAAAGCCTCCTATCACCGAAAATGTCGAGGTGCCATGTCTTTCCTGAGCGCCCTCGCCGCCAACATTGCTGCCGCCATTGATGAAATCCCGGGTTGCTATTAATCGACCGCTGTTAATAATTGGCTGGAAAACGGGATGATCAAGCTTATAGCCGGTATCCATCATGCCGATTAGTACGCCCTTGCCCGTGTAACCGATTGCATGAAGCGAATCTATCAGGCATAGATGTATTTGAACATACGAACCGCCATAATCAATATCAGTGAATTCATCAGAAAGCAGGGGAGGGGTTGATGGTTTTGCATGGCTGTCCTCAATGTATTCAAGCCGTACTTTTGAATAGGCGGCAACCCGTTTTATCGATTTCACAAAAGGCAATTCACCGGCTTGGATTATAGCGGAACTGCCGCCGGAGACACTAACCGCATTAAGCCATCGCGAAACATGATGAACTTTCAGCCCCAATGACTCAAGCTGATTGATATAAGCTTTATTGGGATAGACGTCTAAATCTGTATAAACTGCCGATACGCCGCGTTTTTGTCGACGTTCAACGGCTCTTTCCGAAATTTCTGCTATTTGACCGGTGCCCTTAGATTTAAAATATACCCAGTGTTTTTGGCTGTCGGCTTTGGCCTCTAAAGCGAAAAGCATCCATATAAGAACCAATAAAAAGGGAATAAAACTTGAAGATAATGTACTATATAGACCTATTTTAAATACTTGACTTTTGTCGATTATCATATTAACCTATTAAATGATGTAAATATCATGATTACATATTATGAGTGAAACAAATAAAAATCAAGACAAAAAAAGCAAGTTCGGAAATCTATTCCTGCCGCTTATGGACAATCTGTACAATCTGGCTTTACGAATGACTCGCAATCCCAATGATGCCGATGATCTTGTTCAGGAAACATATCTAAAAGCATATCGCTTTTTCAGCCATTTCAAAGAGGGCACTAACGCTAAAGCTTGGATTATCACTATCTTAACCAACACTTTCCGTACTAAATATCGTAAAGACCAGAAAGAACCGAACCAGGTGGATTTTGAGGATATCGAGAATTTCTTTCTAATCGATGAATTAAAACCGCAATTCCAGCCGGCTAATAAAGCCGAAGCCAGAGATGGCGACGCTATAACAGAGATATTGAAGGCCTATGTTTCTGATGATATAATTAAGGCTTTGGAAAATATTCCGGAACAATTTCGTATAGCAGTGTTGTTATCAGATATAGAGAGATTCAATTATCAGGAAATTGCCGATATCCTCGGGATAAGCGTGGGAACAGTGAAATCAAGAATTTTTAGAGGACGTAAACTATTACAGAAGCAGCTATATGAATTTGCTAAGAAAAAGGGCATTATTAGGGGTAAGCATGATTAAATGCGAAGATGTCCTGCGAATGCTCTATGAATATATCGATAAGCAGCTTGATAAGGTATCTTCATTTCAGATTGAGGAGCATATCAAGTTGTGCAAATATTGCCGCAAGCATCACGATTTCGAAATAGCTCTTCAGAAAATGGTTGAAAGGAGTTGTTTCAAGAAAAAAGCACCTGATGTTTTAAAAACGAAAATCAAAGCTATGCTAAACGATGCTCCACCGGAGTAAGCTCATTATCAAAACGCTTTTACAAGATTAGTATCACCTATATGATGTTGGCGGTATATGCCCTCGTGCAAGAGCACTTCT
This portion of the Candidatus Zixiibacteriota bacterium genome encodes:
- a CDS encoding sensor domain-containing diguanylate cyclase — its product is MTFSGKSENIYFATKGVIITLMMVFLFLQTNTHSETSIIIKSSLVYLVLNLILYWIMTKKQVRWQNIIFALSFWDGLFIFFIMKFGGDSDSQLFVALYFLIALTSIYLPTWKVILTASFFSACLIAGDNIAAGNNSILNISARTAYIWLTAGIGSILSYSMNLSQKKLLKTLDTLNERTWELESSQSMLKNLYETTRALSSILDFEQLLKEILIIAEDLLNVNRCTVLLSKINRDNLFVYAELNNTKKSFYDPPIPISDFRSADIEKSSFKSSQIQTGVFYVNEAQMLELPLISHGKVIGLIQLQSMNKDGFTGKERKNFNVFANATAVAIDNAWLHREMQELIIIDELTGLYNYRYFRNKLSEEIRRADRYHQNLSLLMVDCDHFKKINDSQGHETGNVILKEITDIIRYSVRDVDIVARYGGEEFMVILPQTDVESTLVIAERIRVQIEESYFTNSQGQRDLRITVSIGAAIFPDGLKSSSELLKKVDKALYIAKNNGRNQVSTVPPAKMGKTRKIMQ
- a CDS encoding tetratricopeptide repeat protein; this encodes MFKKIVIIHVSVLVLAFVLFYQCSQKAKDITYTTKSPEARKLFLEGLAKDDAFYEEEAGELFKQAIEADPEFAMAYYHLALLAATTADYIDRFNKAVELSGNISEPEKLIIHGAKAIFDEEMYEARECLEKLVELLPEGKRAHYLLGNFYFNRNEWALSESEYQQSILLDPEFAPAYNMLGYALSNQDKYTQAIEALKKYAKLQPDDPNPHDSMGEIYLMISDYNNSIKSYNNALELDPDFIISIAGLGHNYSFLGKYNKAREKYELIFKHAQNEADTNTGYYWIAVSHIIEGNYQKAIDVLKKRLKYSKKTGNLYSEANTRNMIAFIYYEKSEFSKALKETAALRKLSMNPQIHNRLKEQYLRNCSYTEALVYASQNRNDLAIAKTAEYEKSVKTSNNPNLEKTLHGLKGIVYYWNNEYESAIDELSQADSQSQYPKYYYGLSYRKSGDEKRAKDIFEDIAKFNRNDFYYAFVRPKAAG
- a CDS encoding anhydro-N-acetylmuramic acid kinase, which produces MPKKVCLKDKIKLKQKTIIGLNSGTSADGVDTAIIRISGSGFKSRVKFISGRLYKFDKRLRSKIKKYAEPDYRDAEEWLKLDIELAEFFSKAALKAIKSAGLKTDDIDLIGSHGQTIRHMPDTKWGTITCQLAEPARIAVRTGIITVGDFRVADTAAGGQGAPLTPIVNAILFGQKHKNIGMLNIGGIANITHIAPDKHDYKIFGCDTGPGNMLVDYLTKKLYEKDYDLNGRLALKGKVDYSIIKNMLNRKFFSIKGPKSTGRETFGKAFAKDFLSVCRKKRLNKYDIIAAASQFTIEAVKYCLQINKLNFDEIIISGGGAKNNYFQDALSQAFKQIKITASIDYGFDMDYLEAISFAVLANEALCSNRYRLKNITGAQKAVVLGKICQS
- a CDS encoding HAMP domain-containing histidine kinase: MQDILTNFTVVIKYNIESAINEIKRNNYDAIVFNEDYTKKETEYLLKVINNQIHVPHVIFVKDKTIVSGKYRYDIKKGISYIPRNYNFEETIVAALINAKELQELIKENRDLANKLKRNNNIDISDLILSYNHEINNPLAVILGNTQLLLRKCQTEKNVYITKKLKEIEKSVSKIQKFILSLSDNISQSSSDNNYEDIKSI
- a CDS encoding glycoside hydrolase family 3 protein, translated to MNPGQRIILGIEGTYLTDSVISILSKKQIGGIILFDHNGENPNQLKALINSIYNACEIKPFIAIDFEGGRIRRLKKFFHLLAKPSEYDGKANELKSDCENVGRDFKEYNINLNLAPVADISYSPLNAALEDRTFSADPLKTSEYCISFCEGFAKNNILCCLKHFPGLGSSTNDPHKLTAVSCLPYDRIRENDLVPFKAGINAGVNMLMTTHLLMTAIDDKIGAFSVKTTGLARALGFEGIIISDDLCMGALKSEDSLPEITLKSLCAGHDMALICHNHSRYNEIISYLENNISVLEKHGHKRALERIRDAKESLS
- a CDS encoding cation:proton antiporter, producing MKKQLTLLIICLTTLFVYQTMAQVFDDSGSSNDSTEVQITTEAYPLDEADHNVRTEHAGSESAPAEESEQDNEDFASILISLIIILLAAKLGGDLCERVNQPAVLGELIFGVILGNLYLLGFGGFEHIKHHITIEIFAEIGVIILLFEVGLESNIKEMMSVGLVSFLVAILGVVTPFLLGWGVSAMFMPDESIYVHVFIGATLTATSVGITARVLQDIGRLRYRESKIILGAAVIDDVLGLVILSICTGIIAAANAGGSGTSSGMVLFIVAKAFVFIFGSIAIGTFLAPRLFDFVAKMRGSGLLITFSLMFCFLFAYIAKLVGLAPIVGAFAAGLILEDVYYKDLTKKGETQLDELLKPIAAFLVPIFFVHMGMKVDLISFGNISILGFALVLTIAAIIGKQVCSLGTLTEKGLNRWVVGIGMIPRGEVGLIFAGIGSKMILDGKPVVDTNTLSAVVIMVILTTLVTPPVLKVVFKK
- a CDS encoding SpoIID/LytB domain-containing protein — protein: MLEQVPVEKYYRRPKGGCAWQNLPELIFIIAAAICLLNSESFAFSKEKPPIKFEFDRQIRVKLGAYDSLAVSSSGEMIVECYRDNSRAEIYYTSSDIDIHKNRKGITILDNNGILAANLSSVLFRPRFPNVFLDFDGNCYRGNIECDIDANSSDNLRIFNLIDIELYLKGVLPGEIGDRSEAEYEAVKAQAIAARTYAVWRLSTQPDDKHLKNSIDDQLYLGASTELDLLNKAVEETKGLIMTYDKMPIAAYYHAVCGGSTAPIEKIWDSRKIPYLRGVVDGDYCQWAKTFFWNEDFSAADLEKNLSKYFGQKSELPRKGFGKIQSIKFKKDNSIGRMVELKVKTTTGTFKVENDQIRWALKRPSAPGSILPSTRFTYRVKKSQGSIAALELVGAGNGHGIGMCQCGAIGRARNGVACEKILKTYYKGITIEKLY